A region of the Oleidesulfovibrio alaskensis DSM 16109 genome:
AGAGTTGGACGCATGTGGCAGCCGGAGCTACATACTTAGTCATCCCTTGCAGCTTCCTTCTTCCGGCAAGATGCAGGTGCCGCAGGGGATGGTAAAGTGTCTCTCCTTACAGGGGTGGGGGCATTTTACCGGCAGCTCCGCCTTGTGTCGCCGGCACGACGGCAAGCGCGGAAGCCGCAAAGGACGACACAGCGTGCCTTTCCGCCTCGGCGGGATGACATAACCGGTTGCGCGTGACCGCAACAGTGTCGGAGTCCGTATTGTACGGACGGATTCACTGAGCCGGACCGGATCCGGCAGCAGACGGAAGTCGCGCCTCTGTCTGCTGCCGCGGGTTCAGGTGCTCGGCCGGAACATACCGGCCACATGCGGGATATACTGAGCTTCCGCATAAGAAACGCCCCGCAGAATGTTCTGCGGGGCGTTTTTATACGGGATGGGTATGGCGGGGCCTACAGTTTGCGCACTTCTGCGTACCAGCCGGTGGCCTGTTCAAGCAGCGAATTCACTCTGCCGACAAGCGCGTGGGGATCACGCAGGTAGCCTTCAAGCAGCAAAGCGGATTCGTAAAGCTGTTCCGTGGCCTGCGCGAGCAGCCTGTCGTCAGCATCGGCGCGGTAAAGCCGCAGCAGGTTTCGGGTAAGCGGATGGTCAGGGTTGATTTCCAGCACTTTGCGCGGCACTGATTCGTCTTTGTTCATGACGCGCATCAGTTTTTCCATGGAAGCAGTCATACCGCCGTCTTTACTGGCAAGGCAGGCGGGAGAATCAGAAAGCCGCGCTGATTCGCGCACGTCTTCCACCTTGTCGCCCAGCAGGGTTTTCATGTGGGACAGCAGGCTGCTCAGAGTTTTTCGTCCTTCTTCGTCCAGAGCTTCAGGCGCATCCTTCTTTTCCACATCATCAAAGTCTTTCAGTGCGTCGGCATCGGCATGTTCCGCGGAGCGGAATTCAAACTCGTTCCATTTGCCGAGCGATTCCATGATGAACTCGTCTGCAGCTTCGTACAGATACAGCACTTCAATGCCCTTGCGCCGGAAAATCTCCACATGGGGGTTCAGGCGTGCGGCTTCACGGTTGGGTGCGGACACATACCAGACGGTCTTCTGCCCCTCTCTTGCACGGCCGATATAGTCATCCAGCGAGCACAGACCTTTTTCGTCATCCAGTGCGGAACTGTTGAAGCGCAGCAGCGGGATGAATTTATCTCTGTTGACGTAATCGTTGTAGCCCATGCGGAACACCCGTCCGTGGGTACGCCAGAAGGTGGCATATTTTTCGGCATCTGATTCCGCAAGTTTTGCCAGATGCGCCAGCACCTGCTTTACCAGCGTCTGGCGGATTTTGGCGATGAGCGCATTTTCCTGCAGCGTTTCGCGCGAGATGTTCAGCGGCAGGTCTTCCGTATCCACAACCCCTTTGAGGAACGAAAGATATTCAGGAATCAGGGCCTTGTATTCTTTGCTGATGAGCACTCGGCGCACATACAGGTCCAGTCCGTATTTGTCGCGGTCATACCCGAAAAGCTCGTTGCCAAAATTGGGAATGAAAGCCAGAGATGTGAACTGTACCGGCGCATCGATGGAAAGGTGGATGGTGTCCATGGGCGCCTGTGTGTCAAAGGTGAGGAACGTATAAAAATCTTTGTACTGTTCCTCGGTGACCTGAAATCTGGGTTCGCGCCACAGGGCCGGGGTGGTGTTGACGTGTTCGCCTTCTACCGAAACGGGGAAGGGGATGAAGTTGGAGTGCCTGCGGATGACATCCTTCAGATGGTCTTTTTTCAGAAAATCACCGGCATCTTCCTTCAGACGGATGTCTATGCGGGTGCCGCGTTCCGGCGCGTCGAGGGCTTCTTCCAGTTCAAAACTGCCCAGCCCGTCACTGGTCCAGCGCCATGCGCCGGAGGCGTCCAGCGCGCTGCGCGTGGTCACCGTTACAGAATCGGCCACCATGAACACGGCATAAAAACCCACACCGAACCGGCCGATGATATTGCTTGCCTGTTCACCTTTTTCGGCAAGTTCTTTGAGAAAACGCTCGGAACCGGAGCTGGCGATGGTGCCAAGGTTATCGATAAGTTCCTGACGGGTCATGCCGATGCCGGTATCACTGACTGTCAGGGTGCGTGTTTCTTCGTTGACGGTTATGGCTATGTTCAGGTCAAGGTCGGCGGCCGGAGCGGCTTCGCCCCGTGTCTGTGCAAAGCGCAGCTTGTCCAGTGCGTCGGAAGCGTTGGAGACCAGTTCGCGCAGAAAAATTTCTCTGTTGGTGTACAGAGAATGGGTGATGATGTGCAGCAGCTTGCGTACTTCGGTGCGGAATTCGTGTTTTTCGGCGGCGGCGCCGTGCTCTTTGCTCATATGGTTTCCTCCTGAATATATCAATACATACCCGCGGCAGCAGCGGAATCTGCGCAATACATGCGGGGCACTGCCTGCATACATAAATACGCAGCGCCTGCAGTCAAGATGTTCCGGTGCGGCAGGGGGATGAAGAAAAGCCCGGGGCATGCTGTCCGTATTCAGAACCGTGGACCCAGAAGTTCACGCAGCGCGGGGCGCACGGCCTCCTGCCGGGAAAAATCCAGCGCTGCAAATTCGCGCATCAGAGCTCCGCGGGCGGCCTCCACTGTGGCTGCGGAACCGTGGCGCATCAGATAGCCTGTGAGTTCCTGCAGAATCATGGGTGCGCATTCGCAGTGCATAATGCCCGCATCCACCAGATTCATGCGGGCGTTGTCTGCCTGTGTGCCGTTGTAGCAGCGTATGCACAGAGCCGGTATGACACCGTAATCGCGCAGCAGTCTGCGTATGGTGGTGTCCAGCATGGCGCATGCACCGCCCAGACGCTGCCGCATGTCGCCGTGGCGTATTGCCGCCGCATGGTCGTATGTTTGCGTGGCGATAAAGGTTGCCCCCATGTCCACCAGTGTTCCTTCACCGCCTTCGGGCGGCGTGGAAGGAACGGATATGATACACTCCGGCGCGGCCAGAGTCAGTATGGCGGTTATGCGCGCCAGAACGCTTATGCCGTTTTTTACACCGGCATGGTCTGCAGGGGGTGTGGTTTCAAGGTGCAGCGTGCGGGCGCCGTGCCCGAATATGTTTTTCAGGCTGCGATGCTGTGAGAGCAGGCACAGGGCTTCATATTCCGGTCGGGGCGATGCCAGCCGGATACCCAGCGTGATGCGGCGCGCACCGGCTGCCATGTATGTGTGGGGCTGCAGCAGCGCACTGTCAAAACTTTCATGCGGAACGGTGTTCAGTGTCTGGTATGTGGGGCGGTGGTAAGAAAGCTGCATGTGCACAAGGCGCGGCAGCCCGCCGGCGGCCAGTTCCACTGCCTGCCGTGCGGTAAACGCCCGTGCGCGTATCCGCAGCAGCGGCAGAGTGCCTGCGGGGCACCGGCCTGCCAGTCTGTTTTGCAGCGCCAGCAGGGTGCGGGTTGTCACCGAGTCGTCGGGCAGATGCAGCGTGACTATGGTATGCCCGCATGCGGCCAGAGACGCCACAGCCTGCGTCATGGAATCTATCCATGAGGCTCCGGTGCTGTGCCGCCCCGCACCGGTACCTATGCCCGGGCAGCGCACGGGCACGTGCACAAAAACACGGTTACCGGTAAGCGCCCAGCGTGTACTGCGCGCCAGATCAATTATGCTGTCCAGATGATGCGCCTTGTGCGCCGCCAGCAGTACCGCGGTCTGTTCCAGCGTAAGTCCGCGCATGGCGGATGCGGCGTCAAGCGCCTCTTCCGTCTCGCTGTCGGGCACTGTGCGTCTGTTCAGCAGGGCTTTGATGTGCGCGGGGTTAAAGCTTGACTGCATGGCTCTGTTCCGTCGGGGTTTTCGGGTGTACGCCGTTGTGCTAACAGCCGGCGGAGTTTTTGAAAAGAAAAACCCGCCGGGCTCCTGCCCTTTGACAATCTTTGCTTCTGTGATTACTCCCAACGCTCAATACTATTAAGGAGAGATAAGACATGTTCACGTTTACTCCCGCAGGCGTCTGCGCAAAACAGATGCAGTTTGATATTGATGCCGGAGGAAAGCTGGCCGATGTGCGTTTTACCGGCGGCTGTCCCGGCAACCTTGAAGCCATTTCGCGTCTGCTGGAAGGAATGGAAGCCGGCGAGGCTGTTTCCCGCCTGACAGGCATCACCTGCGGTAAAAAGCCCACGTCCTGCCCTGACCAGCTGGCACGGGCCGTGCGCAAGGTGCTCGACGGTGAAGGCGACTCCATGCGTGCGCGTCCCGCCGGTGCAGCCTCTCTCGGTTTCGGGCTGGGCAATCCCTTTGCCTGATATAGCAACACGCTGCCCGGGCAGTGCACAATGAGGACGCGGCCGGTTCTCCGGCCGCTTTCACATGATGAGGACACAGGTATGAAAGAGGCATTTCTGCGGGTGTGGCGGGGTGAAGAGACTCTGTTTATCACTTTCTGGCTGTGGCTGGTGCTGGGGGGGCTGATAGTTTCGTTGCCGCAGACCATGCTGATGCTGACCGGATACAGCTTTCCGGCAGATGCCTACTGGCAGGCATACGGATTTTGTGTGTATCGTGCCGCTGTGCTGGCGTTTCAGTTTGCCGTGGCCGTGGGACTGTGGCGCGCGGCATCACCGCAGGGCGTGCCGTGGCCCGACAAGGCCTGGCGTCTGGGGGCGCGGGTGGTCGCGCTGGCCACTGCGGGGGGCGTTGTGGGTGCAGGGGCGGTGCAGACCGCCGCAAACATTATCGGTATAACTCTTTCGCTGGCCGGCTGACGGCAGCCCGTATTGACGCTTTGACCCGGGGGGCTTACATACCGGGTAAGTGCGGCTTTGCCGCGAGTGAGTATAATCAGCCTGAGATCATAACGGGAGACCTTGTCATGATGCATAAAACCGTTGTCCGCCCGGCCCGCAGGCAGGGCGTTGCGGCAGTTGTTTTTGTGCTGTTGCTGGCAATGTTCGGAGCAGGTTGCTCCAGCCAGAGCGGCAGTGTGTATTCCACCAGCCAGGCGCGCGTGGTGCACCGTGTAGAATACGGTACCGTAACGGCGGTGCGTCAGGTGCAGATTCAGGGCGAACAGTCCGGACTGGGCGTGCTGGGAGGTGCAGTAGTGGGCGGCGTGCTGGGCAGCACCATGGGTGCCAGCACCGGACGCACGCTGGCCATACTGGGCGGTTCGCTGGCCGGAGCCGCTGCCGGTGCCGCGGGTGAACAGGCCCTCAAGGACAAAAACGGTCTGGAACTGACGGTGAAAATGGAAGACGGCTCCACCGTTTCCATCGTGCAGGAAGCAGATGAATATTTCGCCGCGGGTGACCGCGTGCGTGTGCTTACGGCCGGTGACGGTTCCGCCCGTGTGAGACATTAACCGTTTTGCGGACGTTGCGCAGGGTGTATTACGGGTTACCGGTACACTGCATGCGGCAGGGCCGTCAGGGCCATCAGAGCCATCAGAACCATCAGAGCTATTAGAGCTATCAGAACCATCAGGGCCGGAAGATATCTTCCGGCCCTTTCTGTGTTTGAATTCCGGCGTGTTTTTTTCTGCGGTGCGACGCGGCGCTGTTGCGGCTTGACAGATCCGTTTTGCTTCCATAGGTGATATTGAAATTCTTTATCGCAATAGCGGCACAGCAGGACACGTCACGGGGGGGTATCTGTGACGCGGCCGCACGGCTTGCCGTAACAGTCGGGAGCAGGTGGATGGAGCAGGAATCCGCAGCGTTGGCATTGGGCATCGCAGGGCAGGCGACGCGTGAAGGCAGCAGAACAGAGGCGGCAGACAGCGGCCTTTTGTTTACAAGGGGTGATGCAGGCTGCGGCGATGTGCGTCTGACAGTGCATCAGCTGGCGGAATCATTGGGCAATGCCATTGATGCGCGCGACCCGCATACTCACAGTCATTCGGACGAAGTGGCGGAAACGGCCCGTGTCACTGCGCTGGCTATGGGATGTTCTTTTGAACAGGCAGAAATGCTGCACATAGCAGGCCATCTGCATGATATCGGAAAAATAGGAATTCCTGACAATATCCTGCGCAAGGCAAGCCCGCTGGACGATGAAGAGTGGGAAATCATGCGCAGCCACCCCCTGATAGGGGCCAATATCATAAGGCCTGTGGCCTTGCTGGCGGAAAGCGGCGGGGTGGTGGACGTGGTGTTGCATCATCATGAACGCTGGGACGGTAAAGGGTATCCGCACGGGCTGGCCGGAAGGGATATTCCGCTGGGAGCCCGCATCATTGCCGTGGCCGACACACTTTCGGCCATGCTGCAGACACGTCCGTACAGAGAAGGTCGCAGCTTTGGCGCCGCCGTGGCCGAGATTGTACGCTGCTCCGGCAGTCAGTTTGATCCTGCCGTGGTCGAAGCCTTTGTGGCTTCGCTGGACCGCGTGAAGCATGCGTGGCCGGCAGGGGGGCAAGCGCCTGCTTTTATGCCGCCGCGATAAGGCCGGTACATGACGACAACGTGCCGGTGCCGCCTTACGGCGGCTTTTTTTTATGCGCGGGCTGGCCTATAGTAACGCGGTGTCTGTTCTGCAACCGGGAGCCGCCGTGTCGCCGCCTTTGGTCCGTCCTGTTTATTCTTCCGTTATTCTTGCGGCGTGGCTTGCTGTCTGTCTGGGGGCCATTGCCGGCTGCATGGCGTCGCCGTCCGGCGGGGCCGCCGTATCCCTTTCTGCGGACATGTTTGTGCCGCAGCACGCCGCACCGGAAGGCTGCTCTGCCGGAGATGATGCAACCGGCGCGGCAGTAAGCCGTGCTGCTGATTTCGACGCGCTGGTGACGCGGGTTTTTGCTGCTGCCCTGCGGGGTGCAGATCCTTTGCCCGTGTCCTCCGTATATCTGGATGAGCCGTCCGCGCCGGTACAGGGCCGTCCGTTGTCTGCGCAAGAGCGGCGGATATACTCCGCGGTGTACGGCGCTGCGGGCTCCGCTGCGCAACTGGTCAGGCTGCTGCCGCCTGAATACCGCAGTGTCGAGCTGTCTTCGGCGCTGTACGCCCGTACGGGCGGAGTACTCCGGCGTGTTGCCGCGGGTTTCGGCGGTCCGCCGGTTGACGGCGGAGTTCTTTCTGCCGCTGCCGCTGCTGAATTGCTGGATGAAGCTGCCGCAAACACACGGCGCCTTGTGCGTCTTACCCGCCATGCCTTCGTGCCGGGCGGCAGTGCTGCAGACAGGCTGTTTGCCGGAATGGTACGCCGGTATGGTCTGCGCACGTTGCTGCATATCAGCCTGCAGCGCCGGATTGCGTCTCTGCTGGCGGCAAATGCCGCTGATATCCGTCTGGCTGACGGTGTGTTTGTCGCGGTCGGGCAGGCAGCATCCGGCGATGCTGTTTTGCTGCACGAATTACAGCAGCGCCTTTTTGCTGTTGACGGAATGCTTGGCGCTTTGCGGCTGCGTCTTATGCGCGAACCGGAACGCTGGATGCAGGATGCGGATCCCGGAATCCCTTTGCGTCTGTGGAGAACAGGGCGCGAGGTGCGCCGCCTTGTGAACGGTTCACCTTATGCGGCAGAAGCGTTGAATCTGGCGTTCCGCGCATTGTCTTCCGCAGCGGCGGCACGGCGTGAGGCACCCGCAAGGCTGGCGGCTGAATTGCGGCAGTCCATGCAGACGGCGCCGCAGAAGGTGAAACTGCTGGCTCCGCGTTTTCGCGCCGCTCTGCGTACTGCCGGCCGTCAGGAGCAACAGGCCTTGGAAGAGCTGCGCACGCTTATGGAAAGCTGGCCGGTTTCTCGGGCACTTGCCCGCGCCCTGTCTGCGTTGCTGGAAATTTTGCAGCAGGAGCAGCAGGTTGCTGCCGTGTTGAATACAGAGCTGCCGGAGGTGGCGGCCTATACGGCGGAGCATGCGGTACAGGCCGTGCTGGCGGCAAAGGCGTGGCAGGAAGCGGGCAGCGCCGTGCCCCGCGGTCTGGCTGATGTCGTAGCGCACGGCAACGAGCTGCTGTGGTGCATACGCGAAGAGGAACGCGACAGAAATGTGGCGGCACAGGAGCGCCACAGGCTGCTGCAGACGGTGCTGCGTGATGCTCTGGAGCATGGCAGCGGCCCTGTGTGATGCCGTGTGCGGCAAAAAGCGGCGGTATGTGGCGGCAGAAACTGGCGGAACCGCAATATGTTGCGGTTCCGCGTAAACTATGGTCCCGAAGCCGCCTTTTTGCATCCGTGACGGAGTGTGGGGGCGTATCAGGCCCGGCCGGACGGCGGCGGGGCAAACCACCGGCGTATGGCCTCCGGATCGGCCCTGTAGGTGCCGTCAGTGCAGCGCCGGGCAGGAAAGTTGTCGTTGCGTATCCATCGCTTGACTGTTTTCTCTCCCGCTCCCACCGCGTTGCATATGGCAGTCAGCCCCACCAGCACCAGCGGACGGGCCGGTTCGCCGTGGGGTGCATACTGCGGAATATATCCGTATGGTGGGGGCAGGAAGGTAGCTGCCCCGTACAGCTGGTTTGCAGGGGGGGCGGCTGCGCCGTGACAAAGGTGGTGCGTATTCTCTGCCGCCTGTGCTTCGTACGGGTCTGTTGCCGTGCGGATTTCCGATTCTGGCCACATTAGTGCGTGTTCCCCCTTACCACGGCAATGCCGTGGCCTTGCCGGTTATGGTTGCCGGTGTCAAAATGAAACCAGTTCATTCCCTCAAAGGCCTCTATGCGTCTGATGGCGCGGAACTCCTCGTCGTCCGGCCGCAAAAGCAGATCGTGGCGGACCTCCTGAGGCGTGGCGTCGCGGAACAGGCAGTCGAAGGCCCGCCCGTATTTGTGCTGCGACAGTGCCGCACCGGTGGCGCAGTCCCACGGGCGCCAGCCCGAAAGTGTGCGGTTGCCTCCGGCATGCCATGTATTGACCGTTACAGGCCCGTAGCGGCGGCGCAGCAGGTCCAGCGTGCGCAGCGCGTCCATATCAAAAAGCATGAGCAGGTTGCGGCGCACAGCGGCGCGGGGGTGGGCAGCCATCTGCGGAGGTACCAGTTCTTCAATACGGAAGTGGCGGGGGGTGTAGCAACGCATGGCGGCTCCTAATGCAGCGAGGCAGCTGCAGGGTGCAGGCAGAAGGGTT
Encoded here:
- the htpG gene encoding molecular chaperone HtpG; the encoded protein is MSKEHGAAAEKHEFRTEVRKLLHIITHSLYTNREIFLRELVSNASDALDKLRFAQTRGEAAPAADLDLNIAITVNEETRTLTVSDTGIGMTRQELIDNLGTIASSGSERFLKELAEKGEQASNIIGRFGVGFYAVFMVADSVTVTTRSALDASGAWRWTSDGLGSFELEEALDAPERGTRIDIRLKEDAGDFLKKDHLKDVIRRHSNFIPFPVSVEGEHVNTTPALWREPRFQVTEEQYKDFYTFLTFDTQAPMDTIHLSIDAPVQFTSLAFIPNFGNELFGYDRDKYGLDLYVRRVLISKEYKALIPEYLSFLKGVVDTEDLPLNISRETLQENALIAKIRQTLVKQVLAHLAKLAESDAEKYATFWRTHGRVFRMGYNDYVNRDKFIPLLRFNSSALDDEKGLCSLDDYIGRAREGQKTVWYVSAPNREAARLNPHVEIFRRKGIEVLYLYEAADEFIMESLGKWNEFEFRSAEHADADALKDFDDVEKKDAPEALDEEGRKTLSSLLSHMKTLLGDKVEDVRESARLSDSPACLASKDGGMTASMEKLMRVMNKDESVPRKVLEINPDHPLTRNLLRLYRADADDRLLAQATEQLYESALLLEGYLRDPHALVGRVNSLLEQATGWYAEVRKL
- a CDS encoding TIGR03905 family TSCPD domain-containing protein, which translates into the protein MFTFTPAGVCAKQMQFDIDAGGKLADVRFTGGCPGNLEAISRLLEGMEAGEAVSRLTGITCGKKPTSCPDQLARAVRKVLDGEGDSMRARPAGAASLGFGLGNPFA
- a CDS encoding glycine zipper 2TM domain-containing protein encodes the protein MMHKTVVRPARRQGVAAVVFVLLLAMFGAGCSSQSGSVYSTSQARVVHRVEYGTVTAVRQVQIQGEQSGLGVLGGAVVGGVLGSTMGASTGRTLAILGGSLAGAAAGAAGEQALKDKNGLELTVKMEDGSTVSIVQEADEYFAAGDRVRVLTAGDGSARVRH
- a CDS encoding HD-GYP domain-containing protein produces the protein MEQESAALALGIAGQATREGSRTEAADSGLLFTRGDAGCGDVRLTVHQLAESLGNAIDARDPHTHSHSDEVAETARVTALAMGCSFEQAEMLHIAGHLHDIGKIGIPDNILRKASPLDDEEWEIMRSHPLIGANIIRPVALLAESGGVVDVVLHHHERWDGKGYPHGLAGRDIPLGARIIAVADTLSAMLQTRPYREGRSFGAAVAEIVRCSGSQFDPAVVEAFVASLDRVKHAWPAGGQAPAFMPPR